The DNA window CCCTCATAAGACCTGACCTCATACCCCAGAGGAGCTGGGCACCGATGATGAATAAGTAAAGTGTTACATGTTTATTCAGAAGGAGATCGTTTATCTTCCCTTATGTGATACTTAGAGGGACTCGGTAACAGCACGCTAATACGTATTTAGAAACCTATTTGTTGGAGCTGCCGGAGGGAACGTTAACCACACTGAAAGGTTATTTTTGATGTTTGTCATGGAAACTGGCAAATTGGCCCCGGACAAAAGCGGAAAGACTGCAGGCTGTGTTGTTTAACGctgctcacacacgcacactaactcacatttgatttttttttttttttaaatcgataCCTAAATATCCCCTAAATGTCACATGCAACTCAGTGCTCTATACATACAATACACACTATAAATCTTCCCTGACGGCTTAATGATCTTGAGCTTGTCTCCTCAAGCTGAACCTGCTATCACGTCCTAATAAAGCCCCGCTCCGCCAGGCTGCCGAACCCATTAAGATTCTATAGTGGAGCTCACTCTGGACTGCAGCACAGGTGCAAGGACTGGGGCAGAGTTTCTATAGGgggagggagtgaagggaagTTAGACTCAAAGAAGGTGCAGTGGGGTGCCGGGGGTGAGCCCAGATGACAGCTGAGGGACTGAGGCTTTCTCTGGCTTGCCCTCGCCGAGATGGGGTCAGTGAAAGCAAGTGGGGGCTGGGGACGGTGGAGGAATTTATGCGGTTCCTTCGTCATCAGGGCCCTGTCGCAGGCGGCGGGGGCAGGGCTGCACCGCCGGCACTGGGAGACAGATATAGACAAGAATTAAGGAGACAGAATTTGCACTCTTAGCCTTGTCTGGGTTACTGGCATCAGCAGCTGAAAGTGCCACTAGGTCTTCATCTCCCCGAGCTTTTTACGTCACATCCTCCCCTGGAGTGTTTGGGAGCGCTCGGCCCCCCAACAAAGAGCCCTAAATTGAACACAGGTGCTGTGACACACATTGTCAGAGACTAGAAATAAACAAGAGCTCATTATTAGATCTGAAAGACGCCTCTTCCACCACCTGTCCGCCACCTAAAGGCTGGCTCCTTTGACAGTTCCACCGGCCCACATTTGCACAAGTTCGATGGGCTTCCTCGCCAAAAACTTTTCCAcgtatttattttctaaatgtgtttgtttcagcgGATGTAAGATGCTCACACTGAGTGAAATATTCTTCCCAATATGCCACGCTCCTATGGCTGCACCATTACGGATATTCTAGATATGCTGTGCATCATTTCATACACATTTACCCCAAATTCACCCTCGTGTAGGCTGATTATGTTTTTCGGAGCCGCGCCGTATTTCAAATAAAGCACAGCGCAATGCTTGGGCACACAGCGAGTCAAGATGGAGCCATTGATGAGTTCGGCGGAGCTGCGGCTACAGATGAGTCACTCACACATCATCAGTGATATCAtggtggattaaaaaaaaaaagtgtccaatCATAAGGCAACAGTTTTTTTAAGAGTAACCACCACCCTGTTGAAACTGATCATGATGTTGGCTGGCAATGTGAGACCCTGAAGACGTAAAGGTAGATGAAGTCCTGAAACTAGACAATAAGTAAACAGAATTtaccctcaacacacacacacacacacacacacacacacacacacacacacacacacacacacacacacacacctcgacACTCCTGCGCTTAGGGAATATGACTACGAActcctttttcatttctgggAAACCCTCCTCGCCCTATTTCCAGCTCTGACCATGCATTGAAACATAAACTTCTGCCTGAACCGAGCCTGCTGTTTACCAGATTTATAAGGATGTTATGCACTTCCACAGTTTGGTCTCTAATACCTCGTTTTCCCAGAGATGCcatactgtttttttgtcacatgacattaaaaaaaaatgcaaaatgacgTGCCTCGTAAATCCTAACTCACTAACACGATCCACAAGTAGTCGAGAATGTTCCCTCGGATGCCTCCAGGTTGTGCGTAATGGCGCGCAAGGCTGTGCGTAAAATTGGAACCGTTCCCTTCGGAACAGGAAGTCGCGCACGTGGCCCCAGGTGAACCCCTCGACGTGGCTTCcgatgttttcatttttgattatCGATATATGACCCAAATAAACACCGCCTGGCCCGCAGCTCCATATTCCATGTTTAGAGAGgcccccctccacacacacgcacacccctCCCATCAGCTATCCAATCCTCACACGGGGACAGCGCTGACGGGGGTCAAGAGGAAAAATAGCCTCATATATATACACCCGAACGGTGATTTCTTGCTCCGAGTCCCCTCCACTCTGTTCTACACTCCTTGTGTTGTCACCCGCACCGGGAATTGTCTGTGCTTCAGGATCAAAGTAGTTTCTACTATCAGCTGAGATGGCACCCAAGAAGGACGTTAAGGCTCCCGCCAAGAAGGCCGAACCCGCACCAGCACCCGCACCCGCACCCGAGCCCGCCCCTGCTCCTGCCGCACCCGCCGTCGACCTGTCCGCAGTCAAGGTACAATGACCGGTGAACGCATGAGCTCTGCCGTGGGGAGGGATGGAGATAGGAGGATGGCTGCTCAgctggagctgggatttgactttttttagCGGTTCTGAGAGTTCTCCTCGaggaatgattttcttttttttcttcttcttcttttttctttagaaTAACAGAGGACTGCTTTGATCATAGGCGCCAACGTGTCCACATGCAGCCTAATGGCGCATGCATGAGATCTAGAACGAACTGATTGTGTTGTTGTCGTCTTTCGGGCAAAAGTCTGATTAAACTGGGACTCTGTTTTAACGCAGATCATAGTCAGCACACACGTATGTTATATTCATATGCAGCACGGTATAGTGATAGTGAGTAAATGAGAGGAAGCAGCTGCGGGTTTGAATGACCACACTCCAGAGCTGCACAGAGGGGGAACTGTGGAATAAGACTAGAACCATGGATAGCTCACCATGGTTCAGACCACGCCCCCCCCCGTCCTCTGGATTGGACTGACACACTGGTGACTAGTGAGTGATGGCAATGCAGGGTGACACCAAATGTGGACATGTTAATGTAGCTAAAGATGGACCTCCACAGATCGGGTGCCACCACGCGAAGCTAATTTTGGCAAAGAGACAAAGTTTAATCCCTGTGCAGACCCGATTAATTAGTCCTGATTGAGTGGAGGTGCCCAGTTAGTCCTCCACCAATCAAAGCGGTCGCGTTGATGATGAAAATGGCATGTGAATATGTCCTGTATTAACATGGCTGCTTTGTATTGGCTTCCAGATCGAGTTCAGCGCAGACCAGATTGATGGTGAGTACACCTCCAAACCATCCAACTCACCTCCAACTCAACATCATCTTGAACCTCCTgtctgggggagaaaaaaaaatcacttcagaGGGGGGGTCTTTAACATTAGAGAGTAAAAACTTAGACTACCAAAGGTGAGATCAATGCCAGCCTGCCACAGACGTGGTGCAGGGTCTGACAGGTCACATAACAAATGGTCACCTCTGTCACTTCTGTCTTGTGAAACCTGATAGTCCGGAAGCAAAAGAAGCACACGAGTGTCCCGCACATTTAAAGGGAACTTGAACgtgtcacaaaaacacagagtcatAGTTCATTGGCTGAATGCattgatatttatatttgaaaagaagaggaaagaaaaatgagaaaaatatccACATTAAGTGTCGTGGCTGTCAGgtgtttgggatttttttttttttttgatcattttgcaAGTAAGAgtgaataaaaagcaaaacagtaaCTTATTGTGCTAATCGTCTCCTCCAACCAGAGCAGGTGAAATGAATCCAGTAAATCAGCTTGTTTCTGGTTAAAAAGCGTTGATGAGCTGGATGTGAGGGGCTTCATTTATAATAAGTGGGGGGGCCCCGAGTGTCACAAATCAATCCAGCCAATCCCTGCGTCCTGACATGAACTGCAGAGTGTCTGTTGGCCGCTCGCTGCTGTTGGAAAGTGACTCCGTGTAAATAGATCAGTGATATCAaacttttttaaagtgtttccaGAGGAAGTCATTTCTAGCAGCTCATTTCAGGGATTACGCGAGGATACTTCAGGGCAGTTACGCCTTTCACGTAAACAAAAAGAATGGGCCCCGCTGGTCCCCCTCCGGCCCCCCCGGGGACTGGATCGGAGCAGACCGTTCCTGGCCGGCTGCTCGTTACGCTGCAGTCAGCATTCCCTACTTTTACTCCGCTCGCCCACAGAGGGGTCTTGCCTTTAAAAGGAGGGGGCTCATATTCTCAGCTATGTTTATCAATTCCAAGGTGGTCTTTTAAAAGggtccacagagagagagagagagagagagagagagagagagagagagagagagagagggggagacagctGAGATAGAAATAGTACGCAGGGTGACGGAGCTCGACAGGAGTCGGTCCCATTCAGCCCAAAATACCACAACCTATGGAGACATCTCGCCCTTGTTATACGTTTCTGCTGACAGGTCGCAGAGGAGCTGCCTCCACCTGCTGGCAGGTGTTACAGCCCCAGCTGTTTGGAAAAATACATACTACACATACTGTAGGACATGGAAGGATTCAGTATGAAACaatacacaacattttaaagttacGGCAGTGTCGATTAAAATTGGTTCAACGGTATTAATTGGATCATTAAAATTGGACATGaaggcaaataaataaacattttaaaggacGTCAacatcaaaaatacacaaattgaTCCACTGCTGGCTTCAGAGTTTTTGAGCTGTGGATGAAACTCTAGTGCAGTActttaatatcataaatataaggacaaatattttaaaaccaCAATTATTGTTTTAACTCTGTGCTGTAATTAAcagtacacaaataaaaaataaaataagaaataccCTCCAATCGGACTGGTTTAACTTTATACAGGACCTATCGCTTTCCAAAGCAATTACCATGTTGcataattataattttttttttttttgtatttatgtagcACCTGTAGAAACAGTGTgaacaaagtgctttgacaaacaagcaaaagcaggaaattcAGGAAGACGATATTACAGAATGAGCACTCACACAGTCGAGCCAAACACAAGGAGGCCGAGCGTGAGGAGAGCTGAAGCAAAGAAGGCAGAACACCAAATGTCATCATGAGTAATTACGATTAAAAGGAGTCAAAGCGATGAGCCGGGCAAAGTCACAGtaaaaaagtaacacaaacaaataagagAATAAAACCAACAGAGgctgacagcagtttgtcccTCAAGCAATTTCATACAAATTTAACTGTACAAAGAGAAGATACTGTTCATTCACTGCTGAACAGTTTACAAACAGAGACATGCTGATAAATGTGAGGACGCCGGCTTCATGAAGGTGATGATGTCCTCTcgtccctcctctctgcagactACAGGGAGGCCTTCGGCCTGTTCGACAGGGTGGGCGACAGCAAGGTGGCTTACAACCAGATCGCCGACATCATGCGCGCCCTGGGACAGAACCCCACCAACAAGGAGGTGAACAAGCTGCTGGGAAACCCCACCGCCGACGGTAAGAGACGCGATGATCGCAATGGTCATGATTATGGCAGGGTTTTATAGGTCATTTGGATGTTTATAAATGATTTTACTCTTCTTGGGAGTGAAAGGCTACTGCAGACAAGGGACTGCCATTGTTTTATTAATGATAGtgataaaatgacacaaaagacTATTGTATGGATGTCAACATGACCTGTAGCGTCCGGCGTTATGAGCAACACATTCGAACAAATCTTGCTATAACCGATCAGCAGATCAGAGCAGAgggtgatgtttttgtttcgATGGCGGTGGGTATATCTGtggaagaagaaataaaaaaaaaaatagctgctTTTGTGGCTGTAATCAGTCGTGATCCATCGAATAACATGCTCTCCTTTTCTTTGAAATGAGTCAGAACTTTAAAGTGCTGTGGAACTGATTGCAAACATGTCTCAGGAACGAAGCCCATACATATCTTGAACGCGCACGTAGTCAACAGGGCTGAATATCACGCTTGAGCTGCCAGTTCGTGGTTGGAATGCCCATGGCACCGCGAGGTACATCACAGTGCTCTTTCCACACCCTGCTGGGATGTTTGGTGAGGTCAGACATGCAAGACATCTTGTAGctttatcttttattcataAATGGGTCCGGTGGTCCTCATACTGTGTGATTTTATCGGGTACTTTTGATGTGCGCCTCTCATCTGCACGCCATGTGATGATAACTGACACTGTGCCTCACTCGGCACAGTCAAGACTGTCGCACGTAGTACCAAATATAcgggaaacacagagagaaactaAACAGGAATCCGTCGTGGACAGTTGGTGGTATGTcatcagtgctgaaaaatgTGTCCACGTGGCAGCTGTTGTCTCCAACCTGCCGGGCTCGTCCACCTCTGCACCTAGCTGACTGTCGCTCCTGCTCTCTTTCCCGCAGACATGGTTTCCAAGAGAGTAGACTTCGATGGCTTCCTGCCCATGCTCCAGACCATCATCAACAGCCCCAACAAGGCCGGATTTGAGGACTACGTTGAGGGTCTGCGTGTCTTCGACAAGGAGGGCAACGGCACAGTGATGGGTGCTGAGCTGCGTATCGTTCTGTCAACACTGGGTGAGTCAGGCCGGGGGCgcttgtgtgtctctctgtgtatgtttgtgtgcgtgtactgtgtgtgtgtgtgtgtgtgtgtgtgtgtgtgtgtgttattcataCTTGTcatcctctgcctccccctACAGGAGAGAAGATGACTGAGGCTGAGATTGATGCTCTCATGGCAGGACAGGAGGACGAGAACGGCTGTGTCAACTACGAGGGTGAGACACAACACGACATCAAGAACATTGAGATAAGAACCATATAGAACATTAAGGGCTCTGTGGGCTGTATTGTACTTAACAGTCTGTTAGATTCCACACTGGTTGTGTATTAATTAAACACAGTGATTCCCACCCAGGGGGTTTGGACTCCCACTACGGGTCGCCAAAGCCTCACAGGGTGAAGGTCTTCTGAATTTTAAGGGGTGTAAGAacttattttaaataaatatctgtaaaatatgTAACTCAGTCATGGGTTACCAGTTTACTTAACGACAATATACCACACTGTCAGAAGAGCCGTGTGTGATTTTCCGTCGATCAACTCTGCGGTGGTGTGCATGGTAAACCAGGACGGATCCCGCTGGGCCGTCGCATTTTTGGGCTGGTCAtttgcttttctcttcaccGGCCCGACCTTTCTATCAATCATTATCATCACATAACTGGATGAAAAGCTCCAATATGCATCAATCTCTAAAATGAACGCCAAGTTAGCAGCTGTCTGTACCAGCTTCTGTGGTTTTACTTCACTGTGTTATCACgaataaaacacagtgtgtaGGCCACCATTTATTTAAGCTTTCTTCCCAAAAGTTACCGAGGAAGGCATGTTGGGAAAGTTGTTGGACCAATGGCCTCGCTTGCCTCCCTGTTGCATTAACAACCTAACAGCAAGATCagttgaaaatgtgaaaactaaAGGAGGAGCTGTGAAATGTAGAAAGAAAAGGGAGCAGGCATGAGAGGCTCAGGccaaataatgataaaaagaaaatcccagGGCTGTATTTCACTCCCAGTTCACTCCAGTAGCTCTACTTTATGGAAGTCTGTAACTAAATATTTAGACTGCCCATCTAAATGATCACCTCACCCGGAAAGTGAGGTGCCAATTTCCCTATAAAGTATATATAAAGAGAGAATTTTGTAAACCTGACCAAGTCTGTTTTCTTGTGTTATTGTGACGATCTCAACTGTTTCATGCTCAAAGTAAAGTCTGTCCACCTTCCTCTCCTCGCTCACtcatctcccctctcttctctccaccctGTCTGCTGCCCCCCTGGTCTCCACCTGCAGCCTTTGTCAAGCACATCATGTCTGTTTAAGGACCCTGCCACTGCGGTGGTGAGCATCGTATAAGCGCAGACCCCATGGTGTCGCGACATCCACTCACTGTTTCCTGTACCACCTGAGGAAGCAGGGGGAACAAAGGACTATGAGATGTCATTTCCTgaatccttttgttttgttctacacctttttttttttttgtccaactggtgcttttcttcccctctcctcctcctcctcctcctcctcctcctcctccatcccaccCTACGGAAAGCCGACCCGATTTTCCCACAAGTTGTTTCTTCATCGTCATCCAAGTTTCcctctcagtgtttctttttttttcgtttttttttcgtttttttgttctttttcatcgTCACTTGTTTTCTCAGTGGAACAGTGATGGAGGGGACCGTGGGATATTCATGACCATCCCCTCCCGTCACTTACTGTCTGGCTAGCTCTCTATCTGCCAGCGAAGTGACTGGTTTTGACCAGGACTGGCCATCAAAAATGAATCCACTCCTCGCCCAAACCCATCCCTAGGTCTTAACTTATTGTATCCTCTGCCATTTCACAATAAACTTTTCACAAACTCCCATTTTACTGCCACATTTTTGACTCTTTTTGTTTGATGCCGATCATTTGCATACATGACTCTGCCAGATGCATGCAAAAGTAAACAGCTGTATCTCGTTAGATGAAAATACTGATACCACTCTCCCGTCAGTCCCCTGTTTTTGTAGGTTAAACAGTGACATAAGTAAGGAGTAATGCAGCTTATACAATACATTtgctgaagaaatgaaaaattaaaactatGCATGCTGCACCTGCAACACCTGCATGTTAGACTGCTAGCTGAACAAAAGCTAAGATACGAATTAGCAACTGGAGACGACGGcatgtttaacaacaagacaAGCTGGACCTCTAGCTGCACAGTGTGTCTTGTTATGCGAACAGAAGACAGCCCTCAGGTATcactttttgtcctttttattgtcattaattACTGTAATTGGTGTCATATCAACAAGAGAAAAACTGCGTACATCTACTTGAccttttaaatacatttacagttgCTGTAGGGTGGAGCGGGGAGGTGGGAAGGGGGCACACGGAGATGGGGtatgcagaaaaaacacagaagcaaacaaacagtcGCAGGTGAGGGCAGTAATTAGGCAGGAGGCAGGATATACCACAAACGGtgtctgaaaaaagaaactagATCACCCAAACACTTGGTTTCCTAACAGATGTAACAGGATCCGAGTTCCCctcggctgtttttttttaaaatttttctCCATGAATTGtctttttaatggatttttcaaaatattttttttttttttaagtccacGTTCTTCTCCCACATATTGCAACGAAACATCCAGATACGGTAGCATACGTCGTAAAACGGCATGGGATCTGCACCaaaaaacgcacacacagacagatttcaGAGTAGCTGCATCTTCTGCTCAATCTCAGGCCGCGTTCGAAGCGTCGTCCTCGGTGGTTCGACACATCAGTCGAACAACAGCGCATCATCAGCCTGCGTTAGAGGAGGAAGTGTCTGTACTGTTCATTCACGTGAGCCGAATATCTGCAGCTGTAACGACAAGATacttgtttttccttcatgGTCGGAGGTCTGTGGAGTGAGCTCCGGTGTTTataactgtttttaatgtataaaCAGGCGTCTATATTGAACTACTGAGCAGGTACAAGTGTGTGATTCTCTTCAACAGGACTGAGATGCATTCCTTAGCAACACCGATTCAGCAGTCTGACACTGTCACCAAGCATTACACTGTAAACAACTAATAACTACAAAACATGAACTTGTTTTTACCTTTATCCAATAATTGAGGAAATAACTTactaaaatcctttttttttagattacaaAATAGCCTCTTTTAATATTAGAATCAATACATGCTTGTCATAACATGACCTAGTTCTTGCAGTAATGCAATTTTACAGGTATATTTTATAGCCATATTGTCgcttccttttaaaatgttttcaggacaTGTAGATGGCGAAGAACTTGTATTTTTATACACGTTTCTATATATATTTgttaaatatattatatattggATGACAAGAATGACTTGCAGTAAGGATGCTTGGTTCGTTAAGGGGGGGTTTGGCGTCCATGCACTTTTTACTGAGCAAGAACAACACGTGCTGTGTGGTGCGCTTGGCCGCATTACTTCTTaattaatgtagaaaaaaaggCTGTAGCTTCTTCAGAACACTGATCCAGGACCAGTCAAGCCAATACCTGGTCTCTACTTTGTGTAAACCACTTAATCTAGGACCAGTGCTCAGACTGAACTATTCTATGCAACATCAttcaaaaaagagagaggccaACGAAATGAATAAGAAATAGCACATACTTGGATTTAAAATagacaggaaataaagagaaCCGTACAGTAGCTCCTAATTCGAGTCTCTACTTAAAAGTTGAATGTTGGGTCTGAGGAGATGTTAAGAGGCTGTGGTTTATCTGAGGTCGGCCCTCAGGGTGGCAGAAGTGGGCAGAGAAGTTCAAAGGGATCAGGGCGAGGACGCCTCGGGTGCAGAGCGGGAATCCAGAGACCCAGTGTTCACAAGCCCTGCTTGGCCAGAGCTGCAGTGACGTCCTCCGCCAGGGTGGCTAACTGTGGCGAATCCATCATGTTGAGACTGCCGGAGGAGGATAGGTGGCTGTCCCGGTGGCGCTGCGGAGACACCGAGCCAGACAGGCCAGGAGACTGGACGACGATCTCGGCTCCGTGGTCCACTCGCGCCTTGGCGTTGTCGCGGAACGTCAGCCGGTGGCTCTCGATCTAACAGGCGGGCGGAGTGATGATGTGAGATGAGGATGGGGAGGAAGCGTTGgtcattttcacatcatgtgGACGGtaaaatatttttatgaatCATCTTGAGTCAGCTCTAGAACAAGTGCAAATTGAAGAATACTAACGTTTAGAGAACTCTTAAGAACCGTACTCACTGTACTTTGTCCTGTGTGCAAAACTCAGGGTGTTCGGGTTCAATTCTACGTTAGTTACTGATACTGGTGGATACTATACCTTCACCTTCTCAGGCCGATAAAGGAATACAACAAGTTTTTGGAAGATTGGCTtgttaaacacatttgcattgaTAACTTGATCCaattatatttaaacatttactgttttaCCCTCTACCACTATTTATCAGACTATGCATCTACTTTTTATGATTACAGTTATGTTAACAacctacatcctcctcacttGACATTAATAATTAACAAATTAAGGCAACTGAAAAGCCTGCACAGTATGACTTGGATAGGAAATCACACTCATAAAGGAAGCAAAAAATCATGTCTATGAAAGCTAAAGTCTAAATTTGCTTG is part of the Acanthopagrus latus isolate v.2019 chromosome 9, fAcaLat1.1, whole genome shotgun sequence genome and encodes:
- the myl1 gene encoding myosin light chain 1, skeletal muscle isoform, with protein sequence MAPKKDVKAPAKKAEPAPAPAPAPEPAPAPAAPAVDLSAVKIEFSADQIDDYREAFGLFDRVGDSKVAYNQIADIMRALGQNPTNKEVNKLLGNPTADDMVSKRVDFDGFLPMLQTIINSPNKAGFEDYVEGLRVFDKEGNGTVMGAELRIVLSTLGEKMTEAEIDALMAGQEDENGCVNYEAFVKHIMSV